A genomic region of Methanothermobacter thermautotrophicus str. Delta H contains the following coding sequences:
- a CDS encoding FAD-dependent oxidoreductase — MRCVVIGGGPAGRAAAMELAALDMDVILVEKKLIGGTCLNEGCMVVCGLNDVARFLDDARQLSDLGVLDVECSADYRRIAGGVKRTLERIRHVTERETLDAGIEIVYGVAEFEDDRLLVEGEEMDYDRLIIATGASPLIPPIEGASKAITYRDILDLDGIPDKLVIIGGGVIAAEFAGIFSSFGSEVTVVSRSGFLSKLDPLIRDYVSEKVLSDVRILEDTSTTEIDGSGVQTSGGYIEGLPMLATGLRPNSDFLKGFLELGPRGGVKVNDRMETSRQNVYAAGDVTGGHGTTPVARMEGVVAGLNAAGIERRVDYRYLPYSISLRYDVGFVDIPGEGGREAVIPGLAGPGSFWGVNNGKTGISKVRILDDGTPSGIYSVAPGARLIMPYLSLLMRLGVSMYEFEGFVETHPSTDSIYKLMRFLSRY, encoded by the coding sequence ATGCGATGTGTTGTGATAGGGGGAGGGCCAGCTGGAAGGGCCGCTGCAATGGAGCTCGCAGCCCTCGACATGGACGTAATACTTGTTGAAAAGAAACTGATTGGTGGGACATGCCTGAACGAGGGCTGTATGGTTGTATGTGGCCTCAATGACGTTGCAAGGTTCCTTGATGATGCCCGGCAGCTCAGTGATCTTGGGGTGCTGGATGTTGAATGCTCAGCAGACTACCGCCGCATAGCCGGGGGTGTGAAGAGGACCCTTGAACGTATAAGGCATGTCACCGAGAGGGAGACCCTGGATGCCGGTATTGAAATAGTGTACGGTGTGGCGGAGTTTGAGGATGATAGGCTCCTCGTTGAGGGGGAGGAGATGGACTATGACAGACTCATAATCGCAACCGGAGCATCTCCCCTCATACCCCCCATTGAAGGCGCCAGCAAAGCCATAACATACCGGGACATCCTCGACCTCGACGGAATCCCTGACAAGCTCGTTATAATAGGTGGAGGAGTTATAGCAGCTGAATTTGCAGGCATATTCTCTTCCTTCGGATCAGAGGTCACGGTAGTATCAAGAAGCGGTTTTCTCAGTAAACTGGACCCCCTGATAAGGGACTATGTTTCAGAAAAGGTCCTCAGCGATGTCAGAATACTGGAGGATACATCAACCACAGAAATAGATGGATCAGGTGTTCAGACGTCTGGAGGCTACATAGAGGGCCTCCCAATGCTTGCAACGGGTCTCAGACCAAATTCGGATTTCCTGAAGGGGTTCCTTGAACTGGGACCCCGCGGAGGAGTTAAGGTGAATGACCGTATGGAGACCTCACGTCAGAATGTATATGCCGCCGGTGATGTTACAGGGGGCCATGGAACAACACCCGTTGCAAGGATGGAGGGGGTGGTGGCGGGGCTCAACGCCGCCGGTATTGAGAGGAGGGTTGATTACCGTTACCTCCCCTACTCAATCTCCCTCAGATACGATGTCGGATTCGTGGATATTCCCGGTGAGGGTGGGAGGGAAGCCGTGATACCCGGCCTTGCAGGACCGGGGTCATTCTGGGGAGTTAATAATGGTAAAACAGGGATCAGCAAGGTCAGAATCCTTGATGATGGCACCCCCTCAGGTATATACTCGGTTGCGCCCGGTGCAAGGCTCATCATGCCCTACCTCTCCCTCCTGATGAGGCTCGGTGTGTCCATGTATGAGTTTGAGGGCTTCGTTGAGACCCACCCCTCCACGGATTCCATATACAAGCTCATGAGGTTCCTTTCAAGGTACTGA
- a CDS encoding HypC/HybG/HupF family hydrogenase formation chaperone, translating into MCIAAPAQIIEIDSEDNIATVDFGGVRQQVKLDLVDDVEEGKYVLVHSGYAIEVMSDEAARESLEAWDELLKALEEEDSLEL; encoded by the coding sequence ATGTGTATTGCAGCACCTGCTCAGATTATTGAAATTGATAGTGAGGATAACATTGCCACCGTTGACTTCGGTGGTGTGAGGCAACAGGTCAAACTTGACCTTGTGGATGATGTTGAGGAGGGCAAGTATGTTCTTGTTCACTCAGGCTACGCCATTGAGGTGATGTCTGATGAGGCGGCAAGGGAGTCCCTTGAAGCCTGGGATGAACTTCTGAAGGCCCTCGAAGAGGAGGACAGCCTGGAGCTGTGA